In the Malania oleifera isolate guangnan ecotype guangnan chromosome 1, ASM2987363v1, whole genome shotgun sequence genome, one interval contains:
- the LOC131148230 gene encoding pectate lyase: MKEGRVNQASLIFFFSLAVLVPILQADIGELDEVWQQRAEAAKQAALNAYHPNPEQVTRQFNSYVHEATDGSNSTRRNLRKYRGSCRATNPIDRCWRCDPNWAQNRKKLADCVLGFGHKTVGGKYGKYYIVTDPSDDDMVDPKPGTLRHAVIQKKPLWIVFARSMVIKLKEELIMQGHKTIDGRGAKVHIAFGAGITVQFVEHVIIHGLHIHDVVQGQGGNIRDSVDHIGYRTSSDGDGISIFGSSNVWIDHISMSNCNDGLIDAIQGSTAITVSNCHFTKHNEVMLFGASDSYEGDSKMQVTVAFNHFGRGLVQRMPRCRWGFFHVVNNDYTHWLMYAIGGSQHPTIISQGNRFIAPPNDAAKEVTKRDYAAEDVWQQWTWRSEGDLLMNGAFFVQSGNPKKKRPYSKLQMIKAKPGSYVRRLTRFAGALRCKPKKPC, from the exons ATGAAGGAAGGTAGGGTGAATCAAGCGTCcttaatcttcttcttctccttggCCGTGCTTGTTCCGATCCTCCAGGCAGATATAGGTGAATTGGACGAAGTATGGCAGCAGCGGGCGGAGGCTGCCAAGCAGGCTGCCCTCAACGCCTACCACCCTAATCCAGAACAAGTAACCCGCCAGTTCAACTCTTATGTCCACGA GGCTACGGATGGGAGCAACAGCACAAGGAGGAACCTAAGAAAGTACAGGGGATCGTGCCGGGCGACCAACCCGATTGACCGGTGCTGGAGGTGCGACCCAAACTGGGCTCAGAACCGGAAGAAGCTGGCGGACTGCGTCCTGGGGTTCGGCCACAAAACCGTCGGCGGCAAGTACGGCAAGTACTACATCGTCACTGACCCATCCGACGACGACATGGTGGACCCGAAACCGGGGACGCTCCGCCACGCAGTTATCCAGAAGAAGCCGCTGTGGATCGTGTTCGCCCGGAGCATGGTGATCAAGTTGAAGGAGGAGTTGATCATGCAGGGTCACAAGACCATCGACGGCCGCGGCGCGAAAGTGCACATCGCCTTCGGGGCAGGCATCACGGTGCAGTTTGTGGAGCACGTGATAATCCACGGCCTGCACATCCACGACGTGGTGCAGGGCCAGGGCGGTAACATCCGGGACTCGGTGGATCACATCGGGTACAGGACGAGCAGCGACGGGGACGGCATCTCCATCTTTGGGTCGTCCAACGTATGGATTGATCACATCTCCATGTCCAACTGCAATGATGGACTTATCGATGCCATCCAGGGCTCCACCGCCATCACCGTTTCAAATTGTCACTTCACCAAACATAATGAG GTGATGCTGTTTGGAGCGAGTGATAGTTACGAAGGAGACTCGAAAATGCAGGTAACAGTGGCGTTCAACCATTTCGGGAGGGGTTTGGTGCAGAGAATGCCGAGATGCCGATGGGGTTTCTTCCATGTTGTGAACAACGACTACACTCACTGGCTCATGTACGCCATCGGCGGCAGCCAGCACCCCACCATCATCAGCCAAGGAAACCGATTCATTGCTCCTCCCAACGACGCTGCAAAGGAG GTGACGAAGAGAGACTACGCAGCGGAGGACGTGTGGCAGCAGTGGACGTGGAGATCGGAAGGAGATCTGCTGATGAACGGAGCATTCTTCGTGCAATCTGGGAACCCTAAAAAGAAGAGGCCCTACAGCAAGCTGCAAATGATCAAAGCCAAGCCAGGATCCTACGTTCGTAGGCTCACTCGCTTCGCCGGTGCTCTCCGCTGCAAGCCCAAGAAGCCTTGCTAG